In Tessaracoccus flavus, the following are encoded in one genomic region:
- the chvE gene encoding multiple monosaccharide ABC transporter substrate-binding protein translates to MNINRRGFIGLGAVSAAAIGLVACGGDETPGATTAPTTATGGETSAPAGAGGKVGVSMPTQTSERWIADGEAVQQQLQDAGFEVDLQFANDDIPTQSQQVDQMITQGVKVLIIAAIDGTALAPQLDAAAAAGIKVISYDRLIRDSENVDFYVSFDNFKVGVAQGQSLIDGLAERFPDENPANIELFAGSLDDNNAHFFFSGAMSVLQPKIDAGEFVVQSEQTSIEQAAILRWQQETAQKRMEDLLTAHYGDKKVHGVLSAYDGLSRGIITALENGGYSGETFPIVTGQDAEIASVKLIVDGVQYSTIFKDTRLLAEQAVKAAVALLEGNEPEANDTETYDNGVKVVPSYLLDVTTVTDDNVVEALVDTGYWTQAEVDSGVAE, encoded by the coding sequence ATGAACATCAACCGACGTGGGTTTATCGGCCTCGGCGCTGTTAGCGCTGCCGCCATCGGACTCGTTGCCTGTGGTGGCGACGAGACCCCCGGCGCCACCACCGCCCCCACCACCGCCACCGGCGGCGAGACCAGCGCTCCCGCAGGCGCGGGCGGCAAGGTCGGCGTCTCGATGCCCACCCAGACCTCCGAGCGGTGGATCGCGGACGGCGAAGCCGTTCAGCAGCAGCTCCAGGACGCCGGGTTCGAGGTCGATCTGCAGTTCGCCAACGACGACATCCCCACCCAGTCGCAGCAGGTTGATCAGATGATCACGCAGGGCGTCAAGGTCCTCATCATTGCCGCCATCGACGGCACCGCGCTCGCGCCGCAGCTCGACGCCGCCGCCGCGGCCGGCATCAAGGTCATCTCCTACGACCGCCTCATCCGCGACTCGGAGAACGTCGACTTCTACGTGTCGTTCGACAACTTCAAGGTGGGCGTCGCCCAGGGCCAGTCCCTCATCGACGGCCTCGCCGAGCGCTTCCCCGATGAGAACCCCGCCAACATCGAGCTGTTCGCCGGCTCGCTGGACGACAACAACGCGCACTTCTTCTTCAGCGGCGCCATGTCCGTGCTGCAGCCGAAGATCGACGCGGGCGAATTCGTCGTCCAGTCCGAGCAGACCAGCATCGAGCAGGCCGCCATTCTCCGCTGGCAGCAGGAGACCGCCCAGAAGCGCATGGAGGACCTCCTCACCGCGCACTACGGCGACAAGAAGGTGCACGGCGTCCTCTCCGCCTACGACGGCCTCTCCCGCGGCATCATCACCGCGCTGGAGAACGGCGGCTACTCGGGCGAGACCTTCCCGATCGTCACCGGCCAGGACGCGGAGATCGCCTCGGTCAAGCTGATCGTTGACGGCGTGCAGTACTCCACGATCTTCAAGGACACCCGCCTGCTGGCAGAGCAGGCCGTGAAGGCTGCCGTCGCGCTGCTCGAAGGCAACGAGCCCGAGGCCAACGACACCGAGACCTACGACAACGGCGTGAAGGTCGTCCCGTCCTACCTGCTCGATGTCACCACCGTGACCGACGACAACGTCGTCGAGGCTCTCGTGGACACCGGCTACTGGACCCAGGCAGAGGTTGACTCCGGCGTCGCTGAGTGA
- a CDS encoding ROK family transcriptional regulator produces the protein MIIPSDEPVPARDRTRERLYYLIRSGAATSRSALVEATGLSRSTVNSAVTGLIRTGRVVEAGEEPKGVGSGSGRPATTLRAAPGEAIVGAIDFGHDRIAVALGDGTGQCIAEDSVDTDVDLRAHEAMDQACELLIGLAGTLGIGAPSAVAAGIPGPLDSRTGLVCSATILSSWVGLNPAEELSRRLGTAAHAENDALLGALGEQRLGAGRGHSNVFYIRATAGLGAGLILDGRLYRGATGIAGEIGHTAVPGGGGGEPCRCGRRGCLETVVSVGAVLQRIRHSHPGVAPDEITVSQPADAVTARIMAEVGATLGDALAMFCNLLNPSVLVLGGELGASGPSFVDSVRMSLLREAQPATGAGLDVVPAGLGVRAELVGALQAAAELVR, from the coding sequence ATGATCATCCCCTCTGATGAGCCGGTGCCCGCACGGGACCGGACGCGGGAACGCCTGTACTACCTCATCCGGTCAGGGGCGGCCACATCACGCTCCGCGCTGGTGGAAGCCACCGGCCTCTCGCGGAGCACGGTCAACTCTGCGGTGACCGGCCTCATCCGGACGGGCCGCGTCGTCGAGGCGGGCGAGGAGCCGAAGGGGGTCGGCTCAGGCAGTGGCCGCCCGGCCACCACCCTCAGGGCGGCTCCCGGGGAGGCCATCGTGGGCGCGATCGACTTCGGGCATGACCGCATCGCCGTGGCTCTGGGCGACGGCACCGGTCAGTGCATAGCGGAGGACAGCGTCGACACCGATGTGGACCTGCGGGCGCACGAGGCGATGGATCAGGCCTGCGAGTTGCTCATCGGGTTGGCCGGCACGCTCGGCATCGGTGCCCCGTCGGCGGTCGCCGCCGGGATCCCGGGGCCGCTCGATTCACGGACGGGCTTGGTCTGTTCCGCGACGATCCTGTCGAGCTGGGTGGGCCTGAATCCCGCCGAGGAACTGTCCCGGCGTCTGGGTACGGCCGCCCACGCGGAGAACGACGCGCTCCTGGGCGCGCTCGGCGAGCAGCGGCTCGGTGCGGGCCGGGGTCACTCCAACGTCTTCTACATCCGGGCCACGGCTGGACTCGGCGCAGGTCTGATCCTCGATGGACGGCTCTACCGCGGAGCGACAGGGATAGCCGGTGAAATCGGACACACAGCTGTGCCGGGCGGGGGAGGGGGCGAGCCCTGCCGGTGCGGGCGCCGCGGGTGCCTCGAGACGGTGGTGTCGGTCGGCGCCGTGCTGCAGCGCATCCGCCACTCCCACCCGGGCGTTGCCCCCGATGAGATCACTGTGTCCCAGCCCGCGGACGCCGTCACCGCGCGCATCATGGCCGAGGTTGGGGCCACACTCGGCGATGCGCTGGCGATGTTCTGCAACCTCCTCAACCCCTCGGTGCTCGTGCTGGGCGGGGAGCTGGGGGCGTCGGGTCCCTCGTTCGTCGACAGCGTCAGGATGAGTCTGCTCAGGGAGGCCCAGCCAGCGACAGGGGCCGGGCTCGACGTGGTGCCGGCTGGGCTCGGCGTCCGGGCCGAACTCGTCGGCGCGTTGCAGGCAGCGGCCGAGCTGGTCCGCTGA